The Thermosynechococcus sp. CL-1 genomic interval CACTGATGGGGAATTTGTAAAAGGCCTCAATGTTGACCTGATTGGCATTGTTAATGAAACCAGCACTAGGTGCACTGTTGATAAACGGCGCACCCGCCGCTGCCGCCAGTACTGAACCTGGCACCAGCAAGTCCTTGTAGCCAATACCCGCCATAAAGTTATAGGCCATCATGCCAGCGGCAGGGAAACCAAAAATAGAAAACGGTAGTGGCGAAACATTGGGGAAGTAGCCATTGGGAATCCCTGCTACCCCTGCACGGCCAAAGATGCCCAAGCGACCCAGATTGAGCTCAAAGTTGATGCCCCCCGCTTGCGCCTCAATGCCATAGGTTTTGGAGTAGGTACCCTGCAGCTTCACCACATAACTGTTGCGACCATTGCCAAAGGTGTTGGCATACTCCAACTCCAAGGAAGCTTGGTAGGGATCACCCGCAAACCCACCCCCCGGACTTGGAGGGGCAATGCCAGAATTAGCTCGTCCTGGCTCTGCCGCAAGATACAATGCCCGCACAGTAAAAGGACCTTCATTGGGGTTCCACTGGATAGCAACCCCTGCACCCCCCAGGTAGTTCATGGCGTAGGGCACAATGAAGGGGTTGTTGAGGAAGAAGTAAGTACCAAAGTCACTGGTAGGAGAGTTCGCCCAGCTATTGGTGTCAATGATGTCGCTCGGATAGAACCGTGTCCCTGCAGTAATGGTGATATCTTGGGTGGGCTTAAACGTATAGGCTAAGCGGTATAGCTCCACATTCGGACCAAAGTTCGACCAGTAGTACTGGCTGGGGCTAGCATAAGGAAAAGGTGCTGTGAAAATATCAGTTGTACCCGCTGGATCTAAAGTTGAACTAGTTTGTAACCCAATACCGTAAGTACTAATGGCATCGCGACCGCCATTGCCCGTAGACAGCGTGGTTTGCAGCAAGTCAGTGCCGGTAAAGCTGGTATTCAGGTTCAGCAGAACGGCAGAAATAACGGTGGGATTCGTGCGACCAGGGGCAAGGCCAAATGGACTAGGTGTAACCGAAGAATTTGGACTACTGGGGCGACCACCGTACTGCACCGACATCACCGCCGTACCCGTGAGCTTGGTCGTTGTCGAGAACTGAGTGGCTTCAAGGGCAGCGGTGCGGGCTTCGAGGTTGTCCACGCGACCGCGCAGGGTGGCGAGTTCAGCAGCGAACTCATCCATGAGTCTCTGAAGCGTAGCGAGGTCTTCTTTGGTGGCAAAGCGATCGCTAATCACATCGAGGCAGGCGTTCAATGCTGCTGCCATTTCATAACGGGTGGCGGCACGGTTGCCCCGGAAGGTGCCATCAGGATAACCCGCGATACAGCCATACTTTTCAACCAAGGAGGCGAGGGCTTGGTAGGCCCAGTCGGTGGGACGCACGTCAGACAGCTGCGAGACAGAGGTCACCTGCCCCATGGATTCTTCGTTGGCCAGAAGCTGATTAACAGAGGTAATGGTGCTAGAAGCGTCTGCAATGGTGTTGGGGGCAGGCAGTGCTTCAGAAACTGCGAGATTTTGTGGTTCAGCAGCAATTAGGTTTTCGAAGTTGGCGGGTTCATTGGCGGTAGCAATGTTAGCCCCTGCGACCACACCCAGTAGGCTCAAGCTACCTGCTAACAGGTACGTCTTTTTCACGATGTTACTCCTCACTCACGAGCGTCTAGGTCCGGCAGAGCGATCAATTCATTCTGCTGTCCCCTAGTACTTAGCTTACACAATATGGCTTAAATGTGTTGCAAGCTGATTATGCAAGTTCTGATAGATTCTAAGTGCTTTCCCTTGGATTTGTCAAATAGGTTGTTGTGATTTGTTGACACTGGAATTTCATCCGTCTGGCTGGCGTGGTACGAGCTGCACACAAGGAGCCTTCCTGATAGAGGTCGCGGCAACTAGAGAAGTTCTGTCCGGTCGGTACAATAGAAAGTACAGCCAAGATTTCATAGATGCAATGACCTCTGTCCTTGAAGAAAAGCTGCGGGCGGCGTTTCCTCCCGAACAAGCGCATCTGCTTGCAGAAGTAATCCATGAAGCCTACAACGATTTGGTGAAAGCAAGAGACTTCAATGAGCTGAAGTCCATCGTAGGCGAATTAGCTCAAGCCCAAAAACGCACTGAGGAGCAAGTTGAAGAACTCGCCCAAGCCCAAAAACGCACTGAAGAACGAGTTGAAGAACTCGCCCAAGCTCAAAAACGCACTGAAGAACGAGTTGAAGAACTCGCCCAAGCCCAAAAACGCACTGAAGAACGAGTTGAAGAACTCGCCCAAGCTCAAAAACGCACTGAAGAACGAGTTGAAGAACTCGCCCAAGCCCAAAAACGCACTGAAGAACGAGTGGATCAGCTAGCTGTTGCTGTTGCAGAACTGGCGGAAGCGCAAAAGCACACCGAACGAGCCGTCAAACAACTTGCACGCCAAGTGGGCGGCCTCAGTGAAGCCCTGGGTGGGTCGCTGGAAGACCTCGCCCTTGAGGTGGTGCCCGAGATTCTGGAATATCGCTGGGGCATGGAAATCGAATTTTGTGAGCGGGATACCCTACCCCTACGCAACGGCAGTTATGAGTTTGACTTGGTCATCCGGGGTCAAGTTCATGGAGAGCCGATTCTAGTGCTGGGGGAAGTCAAAAGCAATATCACCGAATCTGAGGTGGAGCGGTTTTTGAATCTGGTCGCTCAAGTGGAAGCGACTGAGGAAATTCGCCCTCTGTTTTTTGGCTATCGCGTTGAGCGGGCAGCCAAGGCGTTGATTCGCGATCGCGGTGCGGTAATGGTCACCACAAGGGGCAAATACTTTCCTGAGTGAATGAAGTACCCATCACGCTTCTTGGGTTGGCGCGGCATCTGCGGCATGGTAGGAGCTACGTACAAGAGGCCCCGATCGCACGTGGGAAAAGCCGAGTTCGCGGGCAATCTTGCCCAGGGTGTTAAATTCTTCAGGTGTCCAATACTTGACCACAGGTAAATGATTCAACGAGGGGGGCAGATATTGTCCCAAGGTCAGGCGATCGCACCCCACGGCTCGCAAATCTTTTAGAGTTTGAATCACCTCTGCTTCGGTTTCTCCCAAGCCCAACATCAAGCCCGACTTGGTGGGAAGGTGGGGATTCAGTTCTTTGACCGTCGCTAAGACCCGCAGGGAACTCTCATAGGTGGCTCCGCGGCGCACCGGGCCTTGCAAGCGGCGCACAGTTTCAAGGTTGTGGTTGTAGCAGGCAGGCTGTGCCGCCACAATTTGGGCAATGCAGTCCCGTTGGGAGACTCGACCCCGATCCATGCGAAAGTCGGGGGTGAGGACTTCAATTTCCGTGCTGGGGCAACGTTGGCGAATCGCCTGCATGGTGACCACAAATTGACCCGCCCCTTGATCGGGTAAGTCATCGCGAGCCACAGAGGTTAAAACCACATAGCGCAATCCTAAGCTGGCAACAGCGGCGGCAATTTTTGCTGGTTCCTCTGGATCAACCGCAGCAGGAGCGTGGCCTTTCTCCACTTGGCAAAAGGCGCAGGCACGGGTACAGGTGGCACCCAAGAGTAAAAAAGTGGCGGTTTTTTGGGCATAGCATTCACCGCGATTGGGACAGCGCCCCTCTTCACAGATGGTGTGGATGCCATAGTGGCGCACGAGGCGTTGAACGGTGGAGAGTTCACTGGCTTTGCCAAGGGGTTTGCGCAGCCACGGCGGCAGAGGTTGGCAGATGGTCATAGAGTGGGGTTAATCCTGAAAATAGGGGAGAGGCGAGCTAGATACAAAACTTGATTAACTATCGAGTCTATTTATTAAGTAACTGTAAATGATCGCTGGGGGTGTGCCTAGGGGGCGATCGCTTCTATGGCAGGATCAATAGCGACGTTACCGCAGGTATGCCACAGAACCTATGAGTGATCAGCCACGCCCAACGGTCATTATTACGGGTGCATCCTCTGGAGTCGGATTGTATGCCACCAAAGCCTTAGCCAATCGGGGCTGGCACGTTGTTATGGCCTGCCGCAATCTTGAAAAAGCAGAGCAAGCCGCCAAAGACTTGCAGATTCCGCCGCAGGCCTACACGATTTTGCATTTGGACTTGTCCTCGTTGGCCAGTGTGCGCGGCTTTGTGGAGTCATTTCGGGCATTGAATCGCCCCTTGCGTGCCCTTGTCTGCAATGCTGCTGTCTATTATCCCCTGCTCAAGGAACCGATCTACAGTGTGGATGGCTATGAAATCAGTGTGGCCACCAATCATTTGGGGCACTTTCTTTTGGCCAACCTCCTCCTCGATGATTTGAAGAAGTCTCCCGAAAGCGATAAGCGCTTGGTGATTCTCGGCACGGTGACGGCCAACCGCAAAGAACTCGGCGGTAAAATTCCCATTCCTGCTCCCCCCGATTTGGGCAACCTCGAAGGCTTTGAAAAGGGCTTCAAGAAACCCATTGCCATGATTAACGGCAAGCCCTTCAAGTCGGGCAAGGCCTACAAAGACAGCAAGCTCTGCAATATGCTGACAACACGGGAACTGCATCGCCGCTTCCATGATTCGACGGGGATTGTCTTTAGCTCCTTGTATCCGGGCTGTGTGGCGGATACCCCCCTGTTTCGCCACCACTTTCCCCTCTTCCAGAAGCTCTTCCCCCTCTTCCAGAAAAACATCACTGGGGGCTATGTCAGTCAAGAACTAGCGGGTGAGCGCGTCGCAATGGTGGTGGCCGACCCAGAGTTTCGCCAGTCGGGGGTGCACTGGAGTTGGGGTAACCGCCAAAAAGAGGGCCGCAAAGCCTTTGTCCAAGAACTCTCGGCAGAGGGTAGTGATGAGCAAAAAGCCCGCCGCCTTTGGGAGTTAAGTGAAAAACTCGTCGGTTTGGCCTAACTGATGCAGCGGTGGTTGCCCCTCGGCGTTAGTCTTGCCCTTGTCATCGAAACGGGGGCGATCGCTCGCCCAGCACCAGAAACAGTGGTGAGCCAGTTTTATCAGTGGTGGGTGCGAAACCAAGATCAAGGCCGCCAACGGCTTAGTCAGCAGCGAGCAGTGTTTACGCCCGATCTATACCAGCAGTTGATGCAAGCCTTTCGCAGACAGCCACGGGATGGCGTTTGGCTAGACTTTGATCCCTTTTCCTTTACCCAAGTGAGTACTCAAGGGGTGCAAGTGCGCAATGTCCGGCGATCGCCCAATAATCCCCAAGTGGCGGAAGTGGATATTGAGGTTATGGCAGGTCTGCGGGGGCGATCGGGAACGCCTGTGCCGATTAAAGTACTCCTTCGCCAAGGGAGCGATCGCTGGCAAATTGATAACCTGATCTACTTGAACACGTGGGATAACCTGCGCTGTCTGCTGCGGGACATCAATCGCTAGCGAACCTTAACGTCTTCTTCCATTCCTCTGGCTGAGCTTGCCGCTATGGTGGAAGTGATCCTTGCCATTGCAGGACGGATGTATGTCACAGCAAGATTTTGGCGTCATTGGCCTCGCTGTCATGGGGGAAAACCTTGCCCTCAATGTGGAGCGAAATGGATTCTCCGTGGCGGTTTATAATCGCACCCCCGCCCGCACTGAAGCTTTCATGGCCGAACGAGCCGCCGGCCGTCGCTTCAAGGCCACCTATAGTCTTGAGGAGTTTGTTGCTTCCCTGTCGCGTCCCCGCCGCATTTTGGCGATGGTCAAAGCCGGCAAACCCGTGGATGACCTGATCCAGCAACTCAAGCCACTCCTTGAACCGGGAGACATCCTCATTGATGGTGGCAACTCCCTCTACACGGATACCGAACGCCGCGTTGCTGAAATGGAGGCAGCAGGACTCTGCTTC includes:
- a CDS encoding iron uptake porin; the protein is MKKTYLLAGSLSLLGVVAGANIATANEPANFENLIAAEPQNLAVSEALPAPNTIADASSTITSVNQLLANEESMGQVTSVSQLSDVRPTDWAYQALASLVEKYGCIAGYPDGTFRGNRAATRYEMAAALNACLDVISDRFATKEDLATLQRLMDEFAAELATLRGRVDNLEARTAALEATQFSTTTKLTGTAVMSVQYGGRPSSPNSSVTPSPFGLAPGRTNPTVISAVLLNLNTSFTGTDLLQTTLSTGNGGRDAISTYGIGLQTSSTLDPAGTTDIFTAPFPYASPSQYYWSNFGPNVELYRLAYTFKPTQDITITAGTRFYPSDIIDTNSWANSPTSDFGTYFFLNNPFIVPYAMNYLGGAGVAIQWNPNEGPFTVRALYLAAEPGRANSGIAPPSPGGGFAGDPYQASLELEYANTFGNGRNSYVVKLQGTYSKTYGIEAQAGGINFELNLGRLGIFGRAGVAGIPNGYFPNVSPLPFSIFGFPAAGMMAYNFMAGIGYKDLLVPGSVLAAAAGAPFINSAPSAGFINNANQVNIEAFYKFPISDNISITPIFTAIINPNNTNGGGVISGQPILQGVIRTTFTF
- the lipA gene encoding lipoyl synthase, with product MTICQPLPPWLRKPLGKASELSTVQRLVRHYGIHTICEEGRCPNRGECYAQKTATFLLLGATCTRACAFCQVEKGHAPAAVDPEEPAKIAAAVASLGLRYVVLTSVARDDLPDQGAGQFVVTMQAIRQRCPSTEIEVLTPDFRMDRGRVSQRDCIAQIVAAQPACYNHNLETVRRLQGPVRRGATYESSLRVLATVKELNPHLPTKSGLMLGLGETEAEVIQTLKDLRAVGCDRLTLGQYLPPSLNHLPVVKYWTPEEFNTLGKIARELGFSHVRSGPLVRSSYHAADAAPTQEA
- a CDS encoding protochlorophyllide reductase, whose product is MSDQPRPTVIITGASSGVGLYATKALANRGWHVVMACRNLEKAEQAAKDLQIPPQAYTILHLDLSSLASVRGFVESFRALNRPLRALVCNAAVYYPLLKEPIYSVDGYEISVATNHLGHFLLANLLLDDLKKSPESDKRLVILGTVTANRKELGGKIPIPAPPDLGNLEGFEKGFKKPIAMINGKPFKSGKAYKDSKLCNMLTTRELHRRFHDSTGIVFSSLYPGCVADTPLFRHHFPLFQKLFPLFQKNITGGYVSQELAGERVAMVVADPEFRQSGVHWSWGNRQKEGRKAFVQELSAEGSDEQKARRLWELSEKLVGLA
- a CDS encoding DUF3828 domain-containing protein; amino-acid sequence: MQRWLPLGVSLALVIETGAIARPAPETVVSQFYQWWVRNQDQGRQRLSQQRAVFTPDLYQQLMQAFRRQPRDGVWLDFDPFSFTQVSTQGVQVRNVRRSPNNPQVAEVDIEVMAGLRGRSGTPVPIKVLLRQGSDRWQIDNLIYLNTWDNLRCLLRDINR